The following nucleotide sequence is from Peribacillus sp. ACCC06369.
CTTCTTTTCCATACATACGTCAAGGTAATGAAGATATAGATGCAAAGTGTAATGATCGTTACGATTATGGATGTCGTGAAAATAATTCCGATCAGGATCGTTATTAAAGCGATGATCGCAGCCCATGTCGTATACGGGAACCATTTAACTGCATAGCCACTTGTTTTTCCGGACTGTTGTTTACGTGATTTCAAATGGGCGAATGCAATGATCAACCAGATGAATAATACAGTATATCCCAGCGATCCCATTAGGAAATCAAAAGTCTTGCTTCCTGCAAATAAGGAAATCAGTACACCGCCGTATAAAGCGGACGTACACATTAATATTGCGTAAACAGGAACTTTCTTCTTGGATAAACGTGAAAAGATTTTCGGAATGCGACCGTCCACAGCTTGTGTATACAGGACGCGGGATGAACCATACAATCCAGAGTTCATCGATGAAATGATCGCCAGTAGAACGACGGCGTTCATAATATGGTCGGCACCTGGAATCCCAATCATTTGAAAGACCATCACAAACGGACTTTCCGGCACACCGTTTACTTCGTTCCAAGGAATCAAGCTAACGATGATGAAAAATGGAATGATATAGAAAGAAATGATCCTGACCAATGTACTGCGAACGGCTTTTGGAACAACTTTTTCAGGATTTTTCGTTTCAGCCAATGTGACCCCGATGATTTCCGTACCACCATATGAATAGATTACCACCAGCATCGCCGTGATTAAACCTGTCGATCCATTCGGAAAGAAACCGCCATGCTCAGTCAAGTTAGAGAAACCGACCGCTGTATGATCACCAAAAGTCACGAGCAGTAACAATAATCCAGCCATGATGAACACAATGATGACGGTAATTTTAATTAATGCAAGCCAGTACTCCGTTTCAGCAAAAACCTTTACCGACAGCAAGTTAACCGCAGTAACTAACACCGAAACAGCTAATGCCAGAATCCAGATCGGATATCCAGGCAGCCAATATTGAATGAAAATCGCCGCAACCACTGATTCGGCCGTGATGTTCAATACCCACATTTTCCAATAGATCCAATCCAGGAAATAGGCAGGATACTTTCCTAAAATCGATTGGACCAAATCCCTGAATGTTCGTGCACCGCTATTGCGGACCGCCATCTCAGCTAAACCTTGCATGATGAATAATAGGATGATGCCTCCTATCAAATAAGCAACGATTACGGATGGTCCTGCCATATCAATGGCTGAACTGCTTCCTTTAAATAAACCTGCCCCGATGGCACCGCCCAATGCCATCATCGTAATATGCCTTGAAGTCATTGTCCTCTGTAAATTCCGTTTTTCAGTTTCCATATCCTAACCTCCCAAAAATCAAAAAAAGCATATCGTCTCTTCCTTCATAATCAAATGAAGAAAGAGACGATATGCCTTAAGCTTACCGCGGTACCACTCTTATTGGCTCTTTTCGAACCCTGCTTTAAAAACCTTGTAACGAAGGTCAATCGTTAAAACAAAAGAGTAGATTACATCTAATCTTCCGCTTTACCACTCCCAGGCAAGTTCAAAGAATCATTGGACTGCGTTGCACCAACCCGCAGCTCTCTTAACCGAATAATATGCTTTTACTACTCCTGATCATTGCGTTTCAAAAATTATATCTGAATATTTTTAATAATATCCAATACTATACGGACTCGAAGTAAATTTGTCAATAATTTTCTTAGGATAATATTTTTAAAGAAACAAATCATCGGAAATCATGATTAGAAAGCTTTTTGAAACAGTAAAATGCTATTTAAAATAAAGGCACTTTGTGGCTTTTTTCGGCGCTAACGCACCCGTTAGATTATCAATGTTAACCTCTGGTATAATTGGTATAAAATATAAATATTAACTATTTCCATTATTATTGGA
It contains:
- a CDS encoding amino acid permease; the protein is METEKRNLQRTMTSRHITMMALGGAIGAGLFKGSSSAIDMAGPSVIVAYLIGGIILLFIMQGLAEMAVRNSGARTFRDLVQSILGKYPAYFLDWIYWKMWVLNITAESVVAAIFIQYWLPGYPIWILALAVSVLVTAVNLLSVKVFAETEYWLALIKITVIIVFIMAGLLLLLVTFGDHTAVGFSNLTEHGGFFPNGSTGLITAMLVVIYSYGGTEIIGVTLAETKNPEKVVPKAVRSTLVRIISFYIIPFFIIVSLIPWNEVNGVPESPFVMVFQMIGIPGADHIMNAVVLLAIISSMNSGLYGSSRVLYTQAVDGRIPKIFSRLSKKKVPVYAILMCTSALYGGVLISLFAGSKTFDFLMGSLGYTVLFIWLIIAFAHLKSRKQQSGKTSGYAVKWFPYTTWAAIIALITILIGIIFTTSIIVTIITLCIYIFITLTYVWKRRLNKI